In Coleofasciculus chthonoplastes PCC 7420, a single genomic region encodes these proteins:
- the tftA gene encoding hormogonium tapered terminus morphoprotein TftA → MGRIFISAGHGGIEQGGRDLGAIAGGTTEAQQMILLRDQIVPELRSRGFEVLSVPDDLSSAESIQWINARYRPGDVALEIHAGSSPNPSVRGTAVYYIANNTERKNHAELILLALLRRLPQLPNRGAKTDTATGMGFLAFTRDTILPSLLMEVGYLTNPEDRFIIQNRRREMALGIADGLAAWSRAVSGTEPGGNGTDVTYPSINIKINNQTYGEQGIIVNNNAYIPIDLADRLGVDLTTIPGIRRLQYRGVVYVKAIELRDYNISVGWDAATRTVILRSILQICPGQIDRIMAHGNTSEVQLMMFLKANNEDALAQFPDLPKLYREEAAIEGVNYDIAFSQAMVETNFLRFGGDLKPSQNNFGGLGSVGGDPEGATFPSARLGVRAHIQQLKAYASLEPLVQEVVSPRFRFVTRGIAPLIQQLSGRWSADLNYGDRIMAVLRRLYESAGFF, encoded by the coding sequence ATGGGACGAATCTTTATTTCTGCCGGACACGGAGGAATTGAACAAGGGGGACGCGATCTAGGGGCGATCGCAGGCGGTACAACGGAAGCTCAACAGATGATTCTGCTGCGGGATCAGATTGTCCCGGAGTTGCGATCGCGTGGCTTTGAGGTTCTCTCTGTCCCCGATGACTTGAGTTCAGCCGAATCGATCCAATGGATTAATGCTCGTTATCGTCCCGGCGATGTGGCGCTGGAAATTCATGCGGGTTCTTCCCCGAATCCCAGTGTTCGAGGAACGGCGGTTTACTACATTGCCAATAACACTGAACGCAAAAATCATGCAGAACTGATCCTCCTCGCACTCCTGCGGCGTCTTCCCCAATTACCCAACCGAGGCGCGAAGACGGATACGGCGACAGGGATGGGTTTTCTGGCGTTTACCCGCGATACGATTCTTCCTTCGCTGCTGATGGAGGTTGGCTATCTCACCAATCCAGAGGATCGCTTTATTATTCAAAATCGCCGCCGCGAGATGGCGTTAGGGATTGCGGATGGACTAGCGGCGTGGAGTCGGGCGGTTTCGGGAACGGAACCGGGAGGAAATGGAACGGATGTTACCTATCCTTCGATTAATATCAAGATTAATAATCAAACCTATGGAGAGCAAGGCATTATTGTCAATAACAATGCCTATATTCCGATTGACTTAGCCGATCGCTTGGGTGTGGATTTAACCACGATTCCTGGTATTCGTCGCCTCCAGTATCGGGGAGTGGTTTATGTGAAAGCGATTGAATTGCGAGATTATAATATTTCAGTGGGTTGGGATGCGGCGACACGGACGGTGATTTTGCGCTCTATTTTACAAATTTGTCCGGGTCAAATTGACCGAATTATGGCACATGGGAATACGTCAGAAGTGCAGTTAATGATGTTCCTCAAAGCCAATAATGAAGACGCCTTGGCTCAGTTTCCCGATTTACCCAAGCTTTACCGGGAAGAAGCCGCCATTGAAGGGGTAAATTATGATATCGCCTTTTCTCAAGCCATGGTGGAAACGAATTTCCTCCGTTTTGGTGGCGACTTGAAACCCAGTCAAAATAATTTTGGTGGCTTAGGATCAGTCGGGGGTGATCCAGAGGGGGCGACATTCCCCAGCGCCCGATTAGGCGTTCGCGCTCATATTCAACAATTAAAAGCCTACGCCAGTTTAGAACCTTTGGTACAAGAAGTGGTTAGTCCCCGGTTTCGCTTTGTCACTCGTGGGATTGCACCCCTCATCCAGCAGTTGAGCGGACGTTGGTCGGCTGATTTGAATTATGGCGATCGCATTATGGCTGTTCTCCGGCGTCTCTATGAATCAGCTGGCTTTTTCTAA